GTGGCATGAAACACCAGCATCTAAAAGATTTTTTAAACTATTTAATTGTAAATTAAAAAATTCAGGTAGCGCGTTTGTAAGGTTAGAAAACTCTTCGGGTTTTGTTCCTTTAATTGAGATTCTAGCGTGAACACATTTAAACTTTGAAAGTTGTTTAGCATAATTGGAGTCTATCAATATTCCATTTGACTCTAAAATAAATTTGTAACGAGTTTGATCAATTAACTCAAGAATTTTAAGAAGATGATTTTTACCTATTGTTGGCTCATTTCCGCTAATTCTTAATAATTTATAACCAAATTTTTCAGCGCATTTTCTAAGCTTATCAAAAACCTTTTCTGGTGAATAAAATTTTCCAATTTTATCAGGATTATCTCTAGGCGCTCCGCTCCAACAGAAAATGCATTTTAAACAGCATCCACAACAATCTGCTGTTGCAATACCACCATACCATTTTCCAGCTCTAGCAACTCGATAATATTTTCTAGCAACTCCATTAACCACAATTTCTTCTATTTTTTCAGCAAGTTTTAAAGGATCATATAACATATATGTTATCACATGATAATTTTAATTAAAATAAATAAAAGAGTTTATTCGATAGGCTTACCGAATTGAGATTCAATAAATCTTCTTAATTTTTCAACTTCATCTTTTAATTTAGCTAATTCTTCAGCTTCCGATTTACCCGCTTTCAATTTACTTAGTATTTTAGGCTTTTTATAAAGCATAAACCCTAAAATAACTACGATTAAAATGATTAATGCTAAAATTGATATTATTGGTTTAGATTCATCAACTACCCATTCTGCTTGAAGGTTTTTTGATTCTTCAACAATAAACTTGAAAACCGCATTTTTTGATTCTAAACCTTTTTCACTATACCATCCATTAAAAACTCTTTTTCCACCTAAAGCTCCTTTCCACCCTTCTAAAGAAATTTCAGATTCAATTGA
This is a stretch of genomic DNA from Candidatus Bathyarchaeota archaeon. It encodes these proteins:
- a CDS encoding radical SAM protein, coding for MLYDPLKLAEKIEEIVVNGVARKYYRVARAGKWYGGIATADCCGCCLKCIFCWSGAPRDNPDKIGKFYSPEKVFDKLRKCAEKFGYKLLRISGNEPTIGKNHLLKILELIDQTRYKFILESNGILIDSNYAKQLSKFKCVHARISIKGTKPEEFSNLTNALPEFFNLQLNSLKNLLDAGVSCHPAVMLSFSSKKSFEKLKEHLKEVDEKLPLEIEEEYVFLYPHVIKRLSEAGIKPLIAYKPNSIPKELI